In Aridibaculum aurantiacum, the following proteins share a genomic window:
- the ade gene encoding adenine deaminase yields MNTNITHSFSVQGNLVDVPNRQIFAAAIHVEDGRIASIEKLADDAVVEGFILPGFVDSHVHVESSMLVPSEFARLAVVHGTVATISDPHEIGNVNGVEGVEFMIANGKETPFKFYFGAPSCVPATTFETAGAVIDAKDVAALLEREEIVYLSEMMNFPGVLHADAEVMEKIAAAHKLGKPVDGHGPGLRGELAKQYIDAGISTDHECFTAEEALDKLQFGMKILIREGSAAKNFEALIPLLDEHYEQMMFCSDDKHPDSLEEGHINQLCARAVAKGIDVFKVLQVACVNPVLHYKMKVGLLRQGDPADFILAEDLTSFKILSTYIDGKLVAKDGKTLIAAVPVTPINKFNCEPIDAASITVRRAGHELVPVIEALDGQLITNKIMENANLLTNSNDELVSNTEIDVLKLVVVNRYNQAAPAVSFIKNFGFKRGAIASSVAHDSHNIVAVGVDDDSITTAINLVINERGGVSVVDGTDQLVLALPVAGLMSAKDGYAVAKEYTAIDAKAKALGSSLSAPFMTLSFMALLVIPHLKLSDKGLFDGDTFSFIS; encoded by the coding sequence ATGAATACTAACATTACCCACTCTTTTTCTGTTCAAGGTAATCTTGTAGATGTTCCTAACCGGCAAATTTTTGCTGCCGCTATTCATGTAGAAGATGGACGTATTGCTTCCATAGAAAAACTTGCAGATGATGCAGTGGTAGAAGGTTTCATTCTTCCCGGGTTTGTAGATAGCCATGTGCATGTAGAAAGCAGTATGCTGGTGCCAAGCGAATTTGCACGGCTGGCAGTGGTGCATGGTACAGTGGCCACTATTTCCGATCCACACGAAATAGGAAATGTGAATGGTGTAGAAGGAGTGGAGTTCATGATTGCAAATGGTAAGGAAACACCTTTTAAATTTTATTTTGGTGCACCTAGCTGTGTGCCTGCTACCACATTTGAAACAGCAGGTGCTGTGATTGATGCCAAAGATGTAGCTGCTTTGCTTGAAAGGGAAGAGATCGTGTACCTGAGCGAGATGATGAATTTTCCGGGAGTATTACATGCCGATGCAGAGGTGATGGAAAAAATAGCTGCGGCGCATAAACTTGGCAAACCTGTAGATGGTCATGGACCCGGCTTACGCGGCGAGCTGGCAAAGCAATACATCGATGCAGGCATCAGCACCGATCATGAATGTTTTACTGCTGAAGAAGCGCTGGATAAGCTGCAGTTTGGTATGAAGATCCTGATACGTGAAGGCAGTGCAGCTAAAAATTTTGAAGCACTTATTCCGCTGCTTGATGAGCACTATGAGCAGATGATGTTCTGCAGCGATGACAAGCACCCTGATAGTTTAGAAGAAGGTCATATCAACCAGCTTTGTGCAAGAGCGGTAGCAAAAGGTATCGATGTATTTAAAGTATTGCAGGTGGCATGTGTAAATCCGGTATTGCATTACAAAATGAAGGTTGGTCTACTTCGCCAGGGTGATCCTGCTGATTTTATCCTTGCTGAAGATCTTACTTCGTTCAAAATCCTTTCAACTTATATAGATGGTAAACTGGTAGCTAAAGATGGAAAGACTTTGATAGCTGCGGTGCCTGTTACTCCTATCAATAAATTCAATTGTGAGCCAATAGATGCAGCCAGTATCACAGTCCGTCGTGCTGGTCATGAACTGGTGCCAGTGATAGAGGCGCTGGATGGGCAGTTGATCACGAATAAGATAATGGAGAACGCCAACCTGCTTACCAATAGCAATGATGAGCTGGTGAGCAATACAGAAATTGATGTACTGAAACTGGTGGTGGTAAATCGCTACAACCAGGCTGCGCCAGCAGTTTCTTTTATTAAAAATTTTGGTTTTAAAAGAGGAGCTATTGCATCATCAGTAGCACATGACAGCCACAATATAGTAGCTGTAGGTGTAGATGATGATAGTATCACAACAGCCATCAACCTGGTAATAAACGAGCGGGGAGGAGTGAGTGTGGTAGATGGAACTGATCAGCTTGTACTTGCCTTGCCTGTTGCAGGATTAATGAGTGCAAAAGACGGTTATGCAGTAGCAAAAGAATACACAGCTATCGATGCAAAAGCAAAAGCATTGGGCTCTTCATTGTCTGCTCCATTTATGACCTTATCATTTATGGCGCTGCTGGTAATACCACACCTAAAGCTTAGCGACAAAGGCTTGTTCGACGGAGATACCTTCAGCTTTATTAGCTGA
- a CDS encoding putative DNA modification/repair radical SAM protein, with amino-acid sequence MSERIREKLSILADAAKYDVSCASSGSKRKNENKGLGNASNGICHAYTEDGRCVSLLKILLTNHCIFDCAYCVSRKSNDIKRAAFTVQEVVDLTINFYRRNYIEGLFLSSGIFKNADYTMERLVRIAKKLRTEENFHGYIHLKAIPGASDELLQEAGLYADRLSVNVEMPTEQSLKLLAPDKNRKDMIAPMKYLKGAIIANKEEKKLFKKAPLFAPAGQSTQMVVGATPENDLQVLWMADQFYKKMNMRRVYYSGYVPISNDNRLPAIGTPVPMIRENRLYQADWLLRFYGFSLQEIVDQENPVLDMDIDPKLAWALRNPQLFPVDINYADLYMIMRVPGIGVGTAKKIVAARKHQQLTADHVKKLGIAWNRARHFITCAADAYTHKDLLPLQLKSLIMQQTTSKYQPNFSPQLKLF; translated from the coding sequence ATGAGCGAGAGGATACGGGAGAAGTTAAGCATACTGGCCGATGCGGCTAAATATGATGTGTCGTGCGCATCGAGCGGCAGCAAGCGCAAGAATGAGAACAAAGGCCTTGGCAACGCCAGCAATGGCATCTGCCATGCCTACACCGAAGACGGCAGGTGTGTGTCGCTACTGAAAATACTGCTGACGAACCATTGCATTTTTGACTGTGCCTACTGCGTTAGCCGCAAAAGCAACGACATTAAACGTGCTGCTTTTACCGTGCAGGAGGTGGTTGACCTGACCATTAATTTCTACCGTCGCAACTACATCGAAGGTTTGTTCCTGAGCTCCGGCATTTTTAAGAACGCTGACTACACCATGGAGCGGCTGGTGCGCATTGCAAAGAAGCTGCGGACTGAAGAAAATTTTCATGGATACATACACCTGAAAGCCATACCTGGCGCCAGTGACGAACTGCTGCAGGAAGCTGGCTTGTATGCCGACAGGCTTAGCGTAAATGTGGAAATGCCAACCGAGCAAAGCCTGAAGCTGCTGGCGCCCGATAAGAACCGGAAGGATATGATTGCCCCGATGAAGTACCTGAAGGGTGCCATCATTGCCAACAAAGAGGAAAAGAAACTATTCAAAAAAGCTCCGCTGTTTGCACCTGCCGGCCAAAGCACGCAGATGGTGGTGGGCGCTACTCCAGAAAATGACCTGCAGGTACTTTGGATGGCGGACCAGTTTTACAAGAAGATGAACATGCGGCGGGTATACTACTCCGGTTATGTGCCCATTAGCAACGACAACCGCCTGCCTGCTATTGGTACACCCGTACCTATGATACGTGAAAACCGGCTGTACCAGGCAGACTGGCTGCTGCGCTTTTACGGCTTTAGCCTGCAGGAGATAGTGGACCAGGAGAACCCTGTGCTTGATATGGATATAGATCCTAAGCTTGCATGGGCGCTGAGAAACCCGCAGCTTTTTCCTGTAGATATAAATTATGCTGACCTGTATATGATCATGCGTGTACCGGGCATTGGTGTGGGCACGGCCAAAAAAATTGTTGCGGCACGCAAGCACCAGCAGCTTACGGCAGATCATGTAAAGAAGTTAGGAATAGCATGGAACAGGGCCCGCCACTTTATCACCTGCGCAGCCGATGCATATACACACAAAGACCTGCTGCCACTGCAACTAAAGTCGCTGATCATGCAGCAGACCACGAGCAAGTACCAGCCGAATTTCTCACCCCAGTTAAAGCTGTTTTAG
- a CDS encoding XdhC family protein has product MEVWQYIHDKLQVSVKVLLLWVLESEGSSPGRRGFKMAVASDGSFEGTIGGGIMEHKLVEKAKAMLTEDATRISLMQQYHDKQHAKDQSGMICSGSQRIAFVPLNPSSLVQVAAIVKAICNHEKKMVQLTREGLTITSTVDATCGFQQLQNEEWIYTEKADQRPVIHIIGAGHVGLALSELMHFLGFYVKMYDNREGLNTFTNNRFAHEKHVVDYHRIVEVLPSNKEEFVVIMTFGYRDDKIVFRQLLDKEYYYLGLMGSDAKIKTLLQELEAEGFDPAKWKHCHAPIGINIFSKTTKEIAVSIAAEIIKEKNKNLSSGRAYSLEQE; this is encoded by the coding sequence ATGGAGGTATGGCAGTATATACATGACAAGCTGCAGGTTTCAGTAAAGGTGCTGCTGCTATGGGTGCTGGAAAGTGAAGGCAGTTCGCCTGGCCGACGGGGGTTTAAAATGGCAGTAGCAAGCGATGGTAGCTTTGAAGGAACGATAGGTGGTGGTATTATGGAGCATAAACTGGTGGAAAAAGCCAAAGCCATGCTTACAGAAGATGCAACTAGGATTTCGCTCATGCAGCAGTACCACGATAAGCAACATGCAAAAGATCAATCAGGTATGATCTGCTCCGGCAGCCAACGTATAGCTTTTGTTCCGCTTAATCCCTCTTCACTTGTACAGGTAGCAGCAATTGTAAAAGCGATCTGCAACCATGAAAAAAAGATGGTACAGCTAACACGGGAAGGATTAACTATAACCTCTACAGTGGATGCGACTTGCGGTTTTCAACAGTTGCAAAATGAAGAATGGATCTATACAGAAAAGGCAGATCAACGGCCTGTTATACACATCATCGGTGCCGGGCATGTTGGTCTTGCTTTAAGTGAACTGATGCACTTTCTTGGTTTTTATGTGAAGATGTATGATAACAGAGAAGGCTTGAATACTTTTACCAACAACCGGTTTGCGCACGAGAAACATGTGGTAGATTATCATAGAATAGTTGAAGTGCTACCGTCCAATAAAGAAGAATTTGTGGTGATTATGACGTTTGGCTACAGGGATGATAAGATCGTTTTTCGCCAATTATTGGATAAAGAATACTACTATCTCGGATTGATGGGAAGCGATGCTAAGATCAAAACGCTGTTGCAAGAACTGGAAGCCGAAGGATTTGATCCAGCAAAGTGGAAACATTGCCATGCGCCTATCGGCATCAACATTTTTAGTAAGACTACCAAAGAAATAGCAGTAAGCATAGCTGCAGAAATCATAAAGGAAAAGAATAAAAACCTGTCATCAGGAAGGGCTTATTCATTAGAGCAGGAATAA
- a CDS encoding TIM-barrel domain-containing protein, whose product MPAITSDGAVILNKPTAKWTITPYAANIIQIVAEPKGYNRNENISDAIILKPSKAAVKVSSIQGADYVVLWDSMRMEAKGDSLIFGQRQAVLIGLNDTGDYKGFRFLLQGDEKIFGAGERALPLDRRGYKFNLYNNPWYGYGMGADNLNYSVPFITSSHLYGVFFDNVSKGYLDIGKTNPQVLEYGAMSGQLTFYIILGNNYADILTSYHKLTGTQPLPPRWALGNFLSRFGYTSEAEVRGIMQQMRSSNIPYDAVIFDLFWFGDSIKGTMGNLDWVNKKAWPNPTKMISDFKKEGTQTILITEPFVVKQSKNFAASRPFHAVDSLRKPYLLKDFYFGEAGLIDIFRRDSRDWFWSKYKAQMNRGVVGWWGDLGEPEKHPTDLYHNLKDLGYKRLFKADEVHNAYGHYWTKMLFDKYAKEYPNMRLFSLNRSGFAGTQRYSIFPWSGDVSRSWDGLRAQLPVMLGMSMSGVPYIHADAGGFAGGEKDGELYVRWLQFAQYTPIFRPHGTELSKVDATAPSFPSEPALWEQPYKTFAKAAVDERYALMPYAYTLAYEQAIKGKPLVSPLYYNFPGDTAAYSVEDQYMWGEHMMVSPVLQKGATSRRLYLPEGKWYDSKSFAAFEGRQWVTDTVWISSIPVYLREGSFIPYLGKQVKNTQDYSTENLMITYLPSAGASSYILFDDDGKSKNSISSKAFELISFNSSGWGESCTFTITSNNGKFAGKPTSRRFNLAIPGLEKLPTHVYVNEKEAQQSKSTTAPTISWDDIMKAAYIEFTFTGQPIEIKVVQ is encoded by the coding sequence ATGCCTGCTATTACCAGCGACGGCGCAGTAATACTCAACAAGCCAACGGCCAAATGGACCATCACACCTTACGCTGCTAACATCATACAAATAGTAGCAGAACCCAAAGGCTATAACAGGAACGAGAACATAAGTGATGCTATTATTTTGAAGCCATCAAAAGCTGCGGTAAAAGTATCTTCTATACAAGGCGCTGATTATGTAGTTCTATGGGATAGCATGCGTATGGAAGCAAAGGGCGACTCATTGATCTTTGGTCAAAGGCAGGCAGTACTTATAGGATTGAATGATACCGGGGACTATAAGGGTTTCAGGTTCTTATTACAAGGCGATGAAAAAATTTTTGGTGCAGGTGAGAGAGCGCTTCCCCTAGACAGGCGAGGCTATAAATTCAACCTGTACAACAATCCGTGGTATGGCTATGGAATGGGTGCCGATAATCTTAATTACTCTGTTCCCTTTATTACCTCTTCGCATCTCTATGGCGTTTTCTTCGATAATGTTTCAAAAGGTTATTTAGACATTGGCAAAACAAATCCTCAAGTACTGGAGTATGGTGCAATGAGTGGTCAACTAACATTTTATATCATTCTTGGAAACAACTATGCTGACATCCTTACCTCCTACCATAAACTTACAGGTACACAACCGCTGCCGCCACGGTGGGCACTGGGCAATTTCTTAAGCCGTTTTGGTTATACAAGTGAAGCGGAAGTAAGAGGTATCATGCAGCAAATGCGTAGTAGTAATATCCCTTACGATGCTGTCATCTTCGATCTCTTCTGGTTTGGCGATAGCATAAAAGGAACCATGGGTAATCTTGATTGGGTAAATAAAAAAGCATGGCCTAATCCCACAAAGATGATCAGCGATTTTAAAAAAGAAGGCACACAAACCATACTTATCACTGAACCATTCGTAGTAAAGCAGTCGAAGAATTTTGCAGCTTCACGACCGTTTCATGCGGTAGATAGTTTGCGCAAGCCATACCTTCTAAAGGACTTTTATTTTGGAGAAGCAGGCTTGATCGACATTTTCAGAAGGGACAGCCGTGACTGGTTTTGGAGCAAATACAAAGCACAGATGAACCGCGGCGTAGTTGGTTGGTGGGGCGACCTGGGTGAACCGGAAAAACATCCTACTGATCTTTATCATAACCTGAAAGATCTTGGATACAAAAGACTGTTCAAAGCTGATGAGGTACACAATGCATATGGTCATTACTGGACCAAGATGTTGTTTGACAAGTACGCCAAAGAGTATCCAAACATGCGCTTGTTTAGCCTAAACAGGAGCGGCTTTGCAGGCACACAGCGCTATTCTATTTTTCCATGGAGTGGCGATGTAAGCCGCAGTTGGGATGGGCTGCGTGCACAACTACCGGTAATGCTGGGGATGAGCATGAGTGGTGTACCATATATTCATGCTGATGCAGGCGGTTTTGCAGGGGGTGAAAAAGATGGAGAGCTCTATGTACGCTGGTTGCAGTTTGCACAGTACACGCCTATATTTCGTCCACATGGTACCGAGCTTTCAAAGGTAGATGCTACGGCACCTTCATTTCCGAGCGAACCTGCACTATGGGAGCAACCATATAAAACTTTTGCAAAGGCAGCAGTGGATGAGCGTTATGCCTTGATGCCTTATGCTTATACATTGGCCTACGAACAGGCTATCAAGGGAAAGCCATTGGTAAGTCCTTTATACTATAATTTTCCTGGTGATACAGCTGCATATTCTGTAGAAGATCAATACATGTGGGGCGAACATATGATGGTTTCACCGGTACTGCAAAAAGGCGCTACATCACGTCGTCTTTATTTACCTGAAGGCAAATGGTACGACTCAAAAAGTTTTGCTGCTTTTGAGGGCCGCCAATGGGTAACTGACACCGTTTGGATCTCTTCCATTCCTGTTTATTTACGTGAAGGAAGTTTCATCCCTTACCTTGGAAAACAGGTGAAGAATACACAGGATTATTCCACTGAAAACTTGATGATCACTTACCTCCCTTCTGCCGGGGCAAGTTCATATATTTTGTTTGATGATGATGGAAAAAGTAAAAACTCTATATCGAGCAAGGCGTTTGAACTTATTAGCTTTAACAGCAGCGGATGGGGTGAAAGCTGCACGTTTACCATTACCAGCAACAATGGGAAATTTGCGGGGAAACCTACCTCACGCAGGTTCAATCTTGCAATACCTGGTTTAGAAAAATTGCCAACACACGTATATGTAAATGAGAAAGAAGCACAACAATCTAAATCAACCACTGCACCTACGATTTCATGGGATGATATTATGAAGGCTGCTTATATTGAATTCACTTTTACCGGGCAACCCATTGAAATTAAAGTGGTTCAATAA
- the glgP gene encoding alpha-glucan family phosphorylase, whose protein sequence is MNFRKYEVPFTVDERYAKRVAYFSMEFAIHQPLKIYSGGLGFLAGSHLRSAYELRQNLVGIGILWKYGYYDQARNQDQTLQVTWLEKNHSYLEDPGIKFQITIHDHPVWVKAYYLNPTTFNSAPLFLLSTDLPENDYVSQTITHRLYDGNVATKVAQFILLGVGGAKLLDEIGFNPQKYHLNEAHAVSAAFYLLNKWKSVEKLREHLVFTTHTPEEAGNEKHDIYLCHKMSYFCGLPLDEVRKLTGIKDDLFNHSLVALRFAKIANGVSELHGHVSRQMWSQYENICPITSITNAQDWRYWADKQLYRFKEEGNDAAFDDRKKHLKRRAFEIVADQTGKIFDPNVLTIVWARRFAGYKRAELITRDLERFNKLTSDSKRPVQIIWAGKPYPLDYPAITDFNHLVHLSKGYKNVAVVIGYELALSKRLKQAADVWLNNPRVPREASGTSGMTAAMNGAVNFSTDDGWIPEFINHGNNGYVVPKADYDNMHVQEQDEYDLNKLYEILENEILPTYYDNPDTWRQVVKNGMRDVRFKFDSNRMADEYYQKVFNYEG, encoded by the coding sequence ATGAACTTTAGAAAGTACGAAGTCCCGTTTACAGTTGATGAGCGTTATGCTAAGCGTGTTGCTTATTTCTCCATGGAGTTCGCTATACATCAGCCTTTAAAAATATACAGTGGAGGCCTTGGCTTCCTTGCAGGTTCTCACTTGCGCAGCGCATATGAATTACGCCAAAACCTTGTAGGTATAGGCATTCTATGGAAGTACGGTTATTACGACCAGGCACGCAACCAGGATCAAACCTTGCAGGTAACATGGCTCGAAAAAAATCATTCTTATTTAGAAGATCCAGGTATCAAGTTCCAGATCACTATTCATGATCACCCGGTTTGGGTAAAGGCTTATTACCTTAATCCTACTACATTCAACAGTGCTCCTTTGTTCTTGTTGAGTACTGATTTACCAGAGAATGATTATGTATCTCAAACCATCACTCACCGCCTGTACGATGGTAATGTGGCAACTAAGGTGGCTCAGTTTATTCTGTTAGGTGTTGGTGGTGCTAAGCTTTTAGATGAAATAGGGTTCAATCCACAGAAGTATCACCTGAATGAAGCACATGCAGTGTCTGCAGCTTTCTACCTGCTTAACAAGTGGAAGAGTGTAGAGAAGCTAAGAGAGCATCTTGTATTTACCACGCATACTCCTGAAGAAGCAGGTAACGAAAAACATGACATTTACCTGTGTCATAAAATGAGTTATTTCTGCGGCTTACCATTAGATGAGGTACGTAAGCTAACAGGAATAAAAGACGATCTTTTCAATCACTCATTGGTAGCATTACGCTTCGCTAAAATAGCTAATGGCGTATCTGAATTACATGGTCATGTAAGCCGCCAGATGTGGAGCCAATACGAAAATATTTGTCCTATCACTTCTATCACCAATGCACAGGATTGGAGGTATTGGGCCGACAAACAATTGTACAGGTTTAAAGAAGAAGGTAACGATGCAGCTTTTGATGACAGGAAGAAACACCTGAAGCGCAGAGCTTTTGAAATAGTTGCCGATCAAACCGGAAAGATCTTCGATCCAAATGTACTTACCATTGTTTGGGCACGTCGTTTTGCAGGATATAAAAGAGCTGAATTGATCACTCGTGATCTTGAAAGGTTCAATAAATTGACAAGCGATAGCAAGCGCCCGGTACAGATCATTTGGGCTGGTAAACCTTACCCACTTGATTACCCTGCTATCACCGATTTCAATCACCTGGTTCACCTGAGCAAAGGCTATAAAAATGTAGCTGTTGTAATTGGATATGAACTTGCACTTAGCAAGCGATTGAAGCAAGCTGCTGATGTATGGTTGAACAATCCTCGTGTACCAAGAGAAGCATCAGGTACCAGTGGAATGACAGCAGCAATGAATGGTGCAGTGAACTTTAGTACCGATGACGGATGGATACCAGAATTCATCAACCACGGCAACAATGGATACGTGGTTCCAAAAGCAGATTACGATAACATGCATGTGCAGGAGCAGGATGAATACGACCTGAACAAGTTGTATGAAATCCTGGAGAATGAAATTCTGCCTACATACTACGATAATCCAGATACATGGCGCCAGGTAGTAAAGAACGGGATGCGTGATGTACGCTTCAAGTTTGATAGCAACCGAATGGCAGATGAGTATTACCAGAAAGTATTTAATTACGAAGGATAA
- a CDS encoding response regulator — protein MVLKILFVEDDPEDAEMISEGFSRLGFTQFYFCNDPVTAFDHLETLQDEELPTLIVCDYFMGEMTGMELLQRLKFHPRYEHIPVYIYTGTMTEELKNVLLASGAVEVVQKQYDLEMLGYQLVRFIELA, from the coding sequence ATGGTTTTAAAGATACTTTTTGTTGAAGACGATCCGGAGGATGCTGAAATGATCAGTGAAGGATTCTCACGCCTGGGATTTACCCAATTTTATTTCTGCAATGATCCTGTTACAGCATTTGATCATTTAGAAACGCTGCAGGACGAGGAATTACCAACCCTCATCGTTTGTGACTATTTCATGGGCGAAATGACCGGGATGGAATTACTGCAACGGTTAAAGTTTCACCCGCGCTACGAGCACATCCCGGTGTACATATACACCGGCACCATGACAGAAGAATTAAAGAATGTATTGCTTGCATCTGGTGCAGTGGAGGTGGTACAAAAACAATACGACCTTGAAATGCTGGGATACCAATTGGTGCGTTTTATAGAGTTAGCCTAA
- a CDS encoding TIGR03915 family putative DNA repair protein has translation MVTMLYDGSFEGWLTAVFEVYEYKYAAVQIVTSEQHQPNVFATIKNVVTDEAKAERVWKGLKQKISANAVAQVYKTFLGEEIGVENKLLEYVQYAFSRPQSIESDFAHSAVLYVWQMAKKVHREKHRMEAFIRFQKMKDNLYYAVCQPDYNVLPLIERHFKDRYADQQWLLYDTRRKYGLYYDLQNVSVVEMHFSEESNEGKELQHAFDEHEALYQVLWKQYFDSVNIAARKNTKLHIQHMPKRYWKYLPEKRQL, from the coding sequence ATGGTAACGATGCTGTACGACGGCAGCTTTGAAGGCTGGCTGACAGCTGTTTTTGAAGTGTATGAATATAAATATGCTGCTGTGCAAATTGTTACTTCAGAGCAGCACCAGCCAAATGTTTTTGCCACTATAAAGAATGTGGTTACAGATGAAGCAAAGGCTGAAAGAGTTTGGAAGGGGCTGAAACAAAAGATTTCAGCGAATGCGGTAGCGCAGGTGTATAAAACATTTTTAGGCGAAGAAATTGGCGTAGAGAATAAGCTGCTGGAGTATGTTCAGTATGCCTTCAGTAGGCCACAAAGCATAGAAAGTGATTTTGCTCATTCAGCTGTTTTGTATGTATGGCAAATGGCAAAAAAGGTGCACCGGGAAAAGCACCGGATGGAAGCTTTCATCCGTTTCCAGAAAATGAAGGACAATCTTTACTACGCGGTTTGCCAGCCGGACTATAATGTACTCCCGCTTATAGAAAGGCATTTCAAAGATCGGTATGCTGACCAGCAGTGGCTGTTATATGACACCCGCAGGAAGTATGGGCTGTATTACGACCTGCAAAACGTATCGGTGGTAGAAATGCACTTCAGCGAAGAAAGCAACGAGGGAAAAGAGCTGCAACATGCATTTGATGAACACGAAGCGCTATACCAGGTATTGTGGAAACAATATTTTGACAGCGTGAACATTGCAGCAAGAAAGAATACCAAATTGCATATCCAACACATGCCAAAGCGCTACTGGAAGTACCTGCCGGAGAAAAGGCAGCTTTAA
- a CDS encoding metal-dependent transcriptional regulator has translation MNFSTSEENYIKAIFHLQKSENAVSTNELAAQLSTKAASVTDMLKKLKTKKLLHYERYQGFRLSPEGKKIALNIIRKHRLWEYFLVEKLQMGWDEVHEIAEELEHINSPLLIEKLDAFLEYPKFDPHGDPIPDVHGKMATNRQINLIDLELNTTAEVCAVGSQSSELLELLRHRHISIGTTLEVKKRFNFDHSLEIKITGKPAFTISQQLAQTLFVKVI, from the coding sequence ATGAATTTTTCGACGAGCGAAGAGAATTATATCAAGGCAATATTTCATTTACAAAAATCAGAAAACGCGGTTAGCACCAATGAACTGGCCGCACAGCTATCTACCAAAGCAGCATCGGTAACAGATATGCTTAAAAAGCTGAAGACAAAAAAGCTGCTGCACTATGAGCGTTACCAGGGTTTCAGGTTAAGCCCTGAAGGAAAAAAGATAGCGTTGAACATTATACGCAAGCACCGGTTGTGGGAGTATTTTTTAGTAGAAAAACTACAGATGGGATGGGATGAGGTACACGAGATAGCAGAAGAACTGGAGCATATCAACAGCCCTTTGCTTATCGAAAAGCTAGATGCCTTTCTTGAATATCCAAAGTTTGATCCGCATGGCGATCCCATTCCTGACGTACACGGAAAGATGGCTACCAACAGGCAAATAAACCTGATAGACCTTGAGCTGAATACAACAGCTGAAGTATGTGCTGTAGGCAGTCAATCATCCGAGCTGCTTGAGTTACTCCGTCACAGGCACATAAGCATAGGAACAACATTAGAAGTGAAGAAACGCTTCAACTTTGATCATTCACTTGAAATAAAGATCACCGGCAAACCGGCTTTCACCATCAGTCAACAATTAGCGCAAACACTGTTTGTAAAAGTTATTTAG
- a CDS encoding ZIP family metal transporter: MEQIQSFFSGIGPVWSALLATTFTWLVTAAGASVVFFFKTMKRSSLDGMLGFTGGVMVAASFWSLLNPSIEMSRTLYPTAPWMPAAVGFLGGALFIYFLDRYMPHLHINFGVEETEGVKTKLHKTTLLILAITLHNIPEGLAVGVLFGAAANGMEGASIASAIALAIGIGIQNFPEGIAVAMPLRRHGVTRIKSFWYGQLSAIVEPVAGVAGALAVIYMQPILPFALAFAAGAMIYVVIEEVIPETQRDKYTDISVLGFIGGFVVMMILDVALG, from the coding sequence ATGGAACAAATTCAATCTTTCTTTTCAGGAATAGGACCGGTATGGTCAGCCCTATTAGCTACCACTTTTACCTGGTTAGTAACTGCCGCAGGAGCTTCGGTGGTTTTCTTTTTTAAAACCATGAAGCGTTCTTCGCTTGACGGAATGCTTGGGTTTACAGGAGGCGTAATGGTAGCAGCAAGCTTTTGGAGTTTGCTTAATCCATCTATAGAAATGAGCCGCACCTTATATCCTACTGCACCATGGATGCCTGCTGCGGTAGGCTTTTTAGGCGGTGCTTTATTCATCTATTTCTTAGACAGGTACATGCCGCACCTGCATATAAATTTTGGTGTAGAAGAAACAGAAGGCGTAAAAACAAAGCTTCATAAAACTACTCTGCTTATACTTGCCATCACCCTGCATAATATACCTGAAGGATTAGCTGTAGGTGTATTATTTGGTGCTGCTGCCAATGGCATGGAAGGCGCTTCTATAGCATCTGCTATTGCACTTGCTATAGGTATCGGCATTCAAAATTTTCCTGAAGGAATAGCTGTAGCAATGCCCTTAAGAAGGCATGGAGTTACCCGCATAAAAAGCTTTTGGTACGGGCAATTATCAGCTATAGTAGAACCGGTAGCAGGCGTAGCTGGTGCTCTTGCTGTTATCTATATGCAGCCTATTTTGCCCTTTGCCCTTGCCTTTGCTGCAGGAGCAATGATATATGTGGTAATAGAAGAAGTGATACCAGAAACGCAACGCGATAAATACACTGATATATCCGTACTGGGATTTATTGGTGGCTTTGTGGTAATGATGATACTGGATGTTGCACTTGGTTAA